The Musa acuminata AAA Group cultivar baxijiao chromosome BXJ2-5, Cavendish_Baxijiao_AAA, whole genome shotgun sequence genomic interval tgttcatgtacctttatctttggaagctcaagcggaggctcgtttacttatgttttctcatatgaatctctTGTCTCCAGCTATTGGGGATCCTATTTCCGTACCAACTCAAGATATGCTTATCGGACTCTATTTATTAACGATCGGGAATCGTCGAGGTATTTGTGCAAATAGGTGATATTTTAGTAGGTAAATTAACACCTCAGACAGCAAACGAATCGTCGTATGCTCCAGAGGATAGATTATTACGAGCCATACTTGGAATTCAGGTATCCACTGCAAAAGAAACTTCTCTAAAACTACCTATAGGCGGAAGAGGTCGCGTTATTGATGTGAGATGGATCCGGAAAAAGGGGGGTTCCTGTTATAATTCAGAAATGATTCGTGTATATATTTCACAGAAACGTGAAATCAAAGTAGGTGATAAAGTAGCTGGAAGACATGGGAATAAGGgtatcatttcaaaaattttgcCTAGACAAGATATGCCCTATTTGCAAGATGGAACACCTGTTGATATGGTCTTCAACCCATTAGGAGTACCATCACGAATGAATGTGGGACAGATATTTGAATTCATCAGATCATCATTGTATCTTGACACTTAATGTTGCTTCGTTTAGTGCTTCTATGAGATTGATACTCAAACCATATTAGCTATTTATGCAACCCCCAAAAGGGTAATAATAGGAAGCATTCTAAGCGAGCTCAGAAATTTTGGCAGCTTGCAAAAATCCCAAGTATGATGATACATCACTTGACACCAGTCCTTAAATAAGCTTTAGtacttaaaaaaatttgaaacaCATGGATTCCATTAGAAGTTTGATGAAGTCCAGCAGGAGTCATAACCAACAAGGAAGACGAGCCCTTGAGATAACAGGATTTTGGTAACTAGTAATCAATCCCACCAGGATGTGGCCTTAAATATGGATTCAGCTTAGGATGGGGAAGATGCGGGTGACATGCTCGAACGGCATGCCATCAACTGTGTTCTTCTTCAGTTCTGGATGATTGAACTCGTTACGAGGAAGGACCATCAGCTGAGAGCGGCTGTGGCCCTTCTCGAGAACCCAGCCACTGTTTGCTACATGATACTCTAGGAACTTATCCAGCGAGAGACCTTCGATGTTAATGGCCTgttgaagaacaaaaaaacagtTTAGAACTAGGAAAGCTTGAATAGAGATGGTGAGCTTATGCAATTTTATTTACAGCACTTTCTATATATCACACATGGCAGCCCGACTAATAtctaaagaaaaatgaagaaaaggtTTTAGCTTTCAAACCAAACATTCTTTATAAGTTAGCCAATCTCTAAAATGCGTATTCCAACACAATAAGTATAATAGGTCAAGAAAGAGTTGGGACACCATCATCATGGAGAAGCTACCGACGGCAACTGGAAACAAAAGACCATAAAGCACTTAATTGACACCAGATCCAATCATTAAACCGAGAATTGGAGAACAGGATGGAGTACATGCATTATGGCATGGTGTAAAAGCCAGTGATTCTTGAACCAGACAAATGAGAAAGCTGGAAAACGTGGATGCCTCATGCATTGTGTGCAACAGGCAGAAACTCAGAAGTAGCAGAACTCAAGCGACTAGACTAGACAGGATGCAATCAATTTAAAGACGTCTACATGGTTAGACTCATATCAAAACCAGGACACACCAGTTTTTTTTCCTTTGACATAAATATAGGTCATAGGCAAATAGTTTATTGGACATTTTTATGATGGTGAAGGAAGGAACACCAAGAACCACCCCATGAACTGTTGTCTGAATCAGAACCCAAAATATAGATAAACAGTGACATGTTAATCCGTTCTATGTGTGACCATTACTTATGCTGACGAAGATTGATGCTTCAAGATTAAAGATGAACTGGATTCTTTGTTTTTCATATAATACAGCAATACATGTCCCATGTACATTTAATTTCTCAAACATTATACATCGCACTGAAACATATTTAACAAAGAATAAACTTCACagaaagcaaataaaaaaaaaaacattacctCTGCAGTTACAGGCCTTGGCACTTTCTGGTAAGTCAAGGAGAGGACATGAATTGCATAACCTTGGATTGCTTGCTCAAAACCTGCATCATACTAATTGTAAGTTACATAACGTATACAACATACTTCATTTATATACAATTTCAAAACATATAtgtaatatgtgtatatatattcaaAGGAAGTGTGTGAAATTGTTAGCTGTTGGTGGTTTATAGAGTAAAGCAGTGAAATTATGAAGAGCTGGGAATTAAGTAACTGGGAAGATAAGTAGAGAGTAAGGTTAGAAGTGTGCTTAACAGAATAACAAGGGAATTTATGGCAGATGTGGATGGTCGTTGTTACAAAAAGTGCACTTAACCCTTTTAGTTACTTCTATTGACCAATTTCTTTGCATGCCTGAAAAGCTTTTGTATCCTTATCTGTAAACGATATCTCTATCATTCTTTGCATACCATATAACCCTTCTGTTCACACATCACCCAGTGGTAGGGATGACTATTAATTGGTAGATAAGCACTGAGATTAGGAAATGTGAAACATTGACATGCACAgacaccagtgatttaaaaagcgctaggcgccaaaaagtgccaaggtccacaaacgcccgaggcgctaggcgctcgcccaggtgctcgcccgagcgaagcgagacgctaaattataaaaatatataatataattataaaaatatataatataattatttaaaattatctaaattataaaaatatataatacaattataacaataatttcaaataaataaaaattaacaacattaaaatcaaaataatatattattaatctattaacagaaaattaatcatttcaaaatttaaataaacttaatattaagagtatactgagcctgatggagaaacgaggaagcggcggcggcagcagcagcagcgagcgacgacaacggcagcagcagcagcagcggcgagcggcggcagcgggaaagggaaagggagcggaaggcgcgagcagcgggaggcctcgagggaggcgcgagcagtgggaaggctcgcgggagggctcgcaggaggcgagagggctcgcgggaggcgcgagcagcgggagggcttgcgggaggcgtgagcagcgggagggctcgagggaggcacgagcagcgggaaggctcgcgggaggcgcgagcagcgagagggctcgcgggaggcgcgagcagcgggaaggctcgcgggagggctcgcgggaggcgcgagcagcgacagcggcgagcagcggcagcgagcgacgagatcgcgatcgggatcgggatcgggatcgagagcggcagcaggttagtgttgggttagggttaggattagggttggggttatatcagtttagttggttcgattgaaccaactaacaaccgaaccaggatcgaaccagacctaaaattctggttcggtcgccttggtttacccaggcgctcacccgaagcgcccagcgcctgggctcgggcgagcgcccaggcggcgcctgtttgaagcgcaccgcctgggacattagcgaggcgctcgggcctcgcctcgcctcgcccgagcgcctaggcgagcgcccgagcgccttttgcaatcactgacaGACACCTAAGTCCCACACATGATTACAAAATGTAGCCATCATAACCATCATTCTAATCCATGTATATTGTTAACCAAGAAATTAATTAATTGTCAAGAATACTACAGATAGGACTTTTGATGGCTGTGGTGTCAACCCATAAGTTGGAGCATTCTTTTTACCAGGAACAACTTCAAGTGTGCTGCGGTTCTTTGCTGCTTCTTCCCAAAATTGACGAAATCTTGCAGTCTGCAATAATGATATTGAATTCAAATTACCAGCAGCCAATTTGGGGCATATGGCACATGTGAAGGTCAGAACATAAAATAATACATACTTCAAGATAGTGAGAGAGAACAATCAATGTCTTAATCTGCTCTTCCATTTGCTgccaatgaataaaaaaatagaatattaGAAATGTAAATGAGTTTGTAAACGGAAAGAACTATTCAAACAGTACCATATAATATTTGTCTTTGGGCAATGATTTAAATTGCAAAATTGTAGAAACAAGACAAGAGAGTTACTAATCACTAATAAAAGGGAAGTAGAAGTTGCTTCTTGCAGTTCATTATGCCATTCAACACAAGGATATAATAGGACACTCGAAAACCTTCTTGGGAATAAAACAATGTGCTTCATTTTTTTTCCCACACAAAGTGGGTTACTTTGCACAAGAATTAAACTCTTTTTTTCCCACAAGGTCACTTGGCTTAAAGGCTACTACATAATAACCAAAGCAATTTTTTCTGCTGAAAGAAATGGTCGGTAGATTGAGATCTTCATGCTTATAGTATTTTCAGATCATTATAACTGCAACATTATAATCTCTCTCTCATCTACTAATAGTTACATAGGTTAATCGCTTATGAAGATTTACTAGTTCTTAATGGAATGGCTCATTTAACCAAAAATTTTCACACGAGTACCTGCATAACTTTTTGGATAATTTTGTTAATCATTGTTACTTCAAAATTCATGTATTCCCAATTTCCACTTGTTGATCTAGAAACTAGTTCCTGTTATAGTGAATCAAGGGCAAAGGTTTAAATACCACTTGCTCAGGAATCAAGAAGAGACAAAGGCTAAAATCAGTGGCTGGCATAGCCATGAGAGCctgcaaaaaaaaggaaaaaaaaaattaagaagcaATCAGGACAAGAACAAGTTTgactaaaatttaatttaattttttattcaataCTTCTCAAAAGAACAGACCTTAATCAAAATCCGGACTACAATAGGAACACTCATTCGACCTGGCTCAaactataaaaaagaaaattgaaagtCAGAAGAAAAACTTATTTAATTTCCAATGCTATCTACGAATAAAGAAATTAAATCATTACCTGATAAAGCCGAAGAAGACAAAGGTTTGCATCCAAGCTGTATGTTTGAGATGAAACCTGTAAGAAAGGATATTCACTTATTCTGACCAAGATATTCAATAAAGATCAAAAGCCACCGAGACCTATATCCATTTTCTTAACCAGAGTGTAAAAATGGTTTTGCAAATCAGTAATACGTTTGCATGGGTAAAAAAGTAGTTGATATGCTAATGAAAATTTAATATATGTGAATCCATATATCATTCCACTTTCTCCATGTTTTGAAAGTGCTGCAAATCTAGGTGACTGAAAAAACTAACTTAAACATAGCAGGATACCAGAGCATGGACAATTGACATATACACATCAGATGTCAAAGTTAGACATCCATCCAAAGCTTCAAGTGCATTGCAATTTTAATTTCAATATATGTTCAAGCAAATAGTGTAAACATGAAATTCAGCAGAAGTGTTTCTGGACAACACATGCCAGAGAAAATATATTGCCGATCAATATGATAATATTCCAAGTACAAATGATCTGTTATAGCTTTTAGCATCAACAATAGAAATATTGGATAAACATAAGACACCTTGTATGAGTTAACAAGTACAGTTTAACATTTTTTTATGCCCAATACCCAAACTCTGAAGATCCATGTCAATGTAAATCAATCCACAAATGTAAATTGAGATTTTACAACATCCTAGAATTGGACTTGTGGATTATTGTTACTACCTAGCATCCATGAAGAAAGAAGAGGTGTGATGCATCTAAGAGGGATCTCACATTGAGTTTCTATGCTGCCCAAATAATGTTTAAACAAATATTAAGTACCAGATATGACTGAAGACACATCATGCAACGGCCTCCTCGTTATCAGAAATCCATGATTAGCACAAAGGGTTACGAGATTGCGACGTCAAGTTTCCAGCTTTCACTTCCTCTGAAAGCTGGAACGCCTTCCTAAGAATTCGTGTCTTTCATGGTTTCATTGGAGGGGTCAATTCACAGCGAGCCATTTCTAGTAGATGTTCAGTCCTAATATAGTCAACAAGCATAAGATGGGAATCATGAAGAGAACATTCTGCAGAATCAGGCCCAAAATCAATCCTTTTCACTGGAACAGATAAGCGATAATAAAAATTAGATATCCATTTCCAAGCACCATAAACCTTCTCTCCAACAACACATGCCTCATTAAAAAAGGCTATGGAAGTGATATATCTTATGGATCGTAAGCCGTCAAAGAATCTAAAGTTAATCGCAATCGAATGAGATTCCGATTCGGCCATGGGTTTCCAATCAAAATGGTTGATGGAATTGGAATCTAAAGGAAGATCAAAGAGGACAGCTTCGAGATTAAGCCACCTGCTCGTTGACGTAGTTCTCCAGATCTGTGAGGATGTCCGGGTTGTAAGGATTCACGGCGACGAGCTGCTCCACCGTGTAGGccgcttgctgctgctgctgctgctctctccCCATCCCGCTACAGAAAGAAGCCCCACAAATCTCGCACAACAGAGGAGAGAGATACGAGCTTCGAGCGAGAAACCCTAAAACCACACTCACAAAAAGGCCAATACGCGCGTCAAGATTCTAAGTTTTCAATGATCAGGAGATCCTGACCGTTGGATATCTGGGACCCTCTTCCCTGGGACATGCGATCTCAGCCGTCAAATTTTCTCTGGCCAATCATGTGTCTtctatttcttcttttctttaccGTTGCCGAAGATGAATCGGACCACAGTTTATTTACGGTGCCGATGAAATTAAAACTGATCAATACGGGCGAtgaggaagtatatatatatatatatatatatattcttctcagTATATTTGCTTTAATTttggatcacgtcaggatatagtCCATGATAAAGTATATTTTGGGTCCCAGCCATACCACCATCGATACTATGTCACGCTATAGCCAAGTCAACAAGAGGGGCACCCCcacgttgtcacggacaaacttctaaacaggatggttgatgtaatgcttatgtatgtccatatcttttggtatgttcatgctttgcacaagggacggccgaaggtttaataatcccattttagttgggtttagtgaccactttagacttgtaaataaaggttgtgtcatgtggacacttgtgagagatttttgatctgtagtagaccattttgaccctttgttgtgcaactgttcagagcttgtaaagtctgtttgtaatttgcattgtctatgaagtgttttcagaaatgtttacttgtggatcccgagtgagacgttttctctaacccgttttctcttttgtgggtcctaagggaccataggaggcttcgggaaggatgacctttgcggatggatacgtaagggtgccgcatgacttaagcaaaactagctaagtccgagaCAGATGgtctcagagcgggacaagcactcatagaaacacttgacatgcaaatgtgggggacctagcggggctacgttgagagcagtcagcacacgcgcgatcatttggggaaaaacgggcatgtagatgtagggaaaaggagtcgctcggaggagcgggcatctgagattggcattcagagacatagccaacccttcgtgcaagaggcaccacgagaacaagcaagcttagaaaaatgcggagcgcacaaaggtttggatggttgagtttgagcaacggctcaacgttgacaaccatacttgatgataCTCAAGGCAagggaggcgcttggtaaaggataagatCATGTAAGGCGGAATAAGTTGCTCAacgactgaaagagttgtgcaaagctcacagaggtgaggggaattgctaactcgaagaattcggtactcatgcatgggcttatatgcggacaatggaatgttcgtggccatcccaaggcgaccaaaactcagcgccatggagtattgaaactttatcttcggcatgtgaaagatacgtctgtaggaggctgaagtatgcagcgagttcagcatattgctaggccttgagtggtgcaatggGGGCTGTATCGACGTGGagtcattgttaggatcaagagcactaagagggggggggtgaattagtgcagcggaaaactttcgacgattaaaaaagtgttcatacgataaaagcgatttcggtagaaaagtcgattcgtaaatctctttaacttgtaatcaagcgagatgtagttaaaggaaatctacgaaggcagtttgcagttatgatgaaagttaaaatgtaagcgcaaactgaaatatgatattcgtacgataaaactgatttacgtctaaacgccgattcggaaaatactgaactttgaaacacgatcataaatgtgcagaaggcagaaagctattgaggaggtttgcagtaaggataagatgctcaaagtaaatgcaaaccgagatttagagtggttcggtcaatcttgacctacatccacttttggcttcctccaccgacgaggtcaccgacgtcaactagagaccttcctttaataggccttcgccaaccaccattttacagtttcactccttttgacgggcttaggagacaacccttacagaattttctctcatctctttaaagatcagaacttggaagaaaagagggagaagaacttttggcctttataacaattttgggctctaaaaatcacagaataagatcaggatttcggtgtgtttttggtgccctttcagtgctgaaagggtggggtatttataggccccaacccagtttgaatttggagcttaaaactatcaattcccggaattccgggatcggcggttgcatcgcctgactgaggcagttgcaccgcctggcagagctcggagactgagcctctgggcggtgccacctcctatcaggggcggttgcacctcttgccagagctcgaaaaccgagctcaagcggtgccaccgcttgattgaggcggttgcaccgctcagccagagctcggagaccgagctcaggcggtgccacctcctgttaggggcggttgcaccgcctagtctcactcggagactgagcccaggcggtgccactgcctggctggggcggttcaaccgcctggcaaaaatcaaggtccgaatgggttgatccattcggcccaatttgggtttttcaagggcccaattgccccaagattaagttaatgggatcacctcccatttccaacttaatcattgtgctaactacgatatttcctaagacatttattgcaacttgctccggtgcgtcaatcgcttcttccggcgagcttccggcaaacttccgtcgatcatccgatgaaccctcggtgatgcacctacggacttccggcaaactcctggacttgcgacgatccacttggcgagttcctacgagcttctttggcaagctcatggacttctcggatttgttcccgcagaaccttcgacgactgtccgaacttccgtcaaactctcgaactcccaacgtgatcattgtcttgattccggcgcaactcctgctgcatatcttattttcatcgtagttaatcctgcacacttatctcaacatatagattagataacaaatgacaattgacttcaccatcaaaatccgagattcaacaatctccccctttttgacgatgacaatcaattgataatggagttaaccttaactccccctatctatatgccatacttgagataagtcattcttgaattcaaaacctttgaattcaagagacatattgataagttaaaataatttaaacttatcaatactcccatcatgattcccatcatgatgtttctctctgaagatgatgtcaaggcttgatattcattttcaaattttacattataagtttgaatgatggtaatagtagcaattcatcatattgtaagatatcaacatgtaaaactgcgaagtaagattttgatatcattacatgatgcacacatttcaaatgttttagcaattattgcatttcattacatggtaagatatcaatacgtaaaattacgatgcaagtgttttgtttgatatcttgacacgatacaaacaaggcataatgcaaattatagtaatcatagcatcaatactcatatatttctccccctttgtcatcaacaaaaagtgtggtaattgtgatatcaggagaaatataagcaaattttgagcataagtgtgataattgttcatgtctttactaggttcatgttattttccaatagtgaccgataggaaatcaattttacaagcatataaaggaaagcatgatatgtagatcgctttgaatacttcttcctttttatttgttataatctttttgcatgaaggagtaaggctatttgtgataccagctatttgtgagtttactttgagtgaagttaaaatcgatgagagattaaatcttactttatttttacaaggatcaagatatgtatgtgaaacaaatctttgcagtaaaaacactatcatccatatttcaagatggaatttataagcaggaatcatttcatcaaatccatttcagaaaaatatttttcatataataagtgtatgagaaaatccaattgttaggataccaattgttaagcaaatccgaaaatgaaattaacactttcatgcaatcggataagactatgctatatattttcaaattcaattatgaagacaaaatatgcttattgttatgaaaatttttgtattcaacacataatttccaacatgttatttaggcatgtaatggcaatcaagtgatttgatcattcaataaagtccgaaaaataattttaactagtttatgtattcggacacatcaacattcctaattctcttcttatgaaatcaaattgttcttcacttagaggttttataaaaatatcagctagttgatgtttagtatcaatgaactctatgattacatcatgattagtaacatgatcttatataaagtgatgtctaatatcaatatgttttgttcttgagtgttgtataggattctttgttaagcatattgcacttgtgttatcacatttaatgggaatatttttaagatgaactttataatcttctaaggtgtttttcatccatacaacttgtgcacagcatgcacttgctgcaatatattcagcttcggttgttgatagtgcaaccgagttttgtttcttagatgaccaagaaacaagggcatgtcctaaaaatcgacatgttcctgatgtgctttttctatctagtctacagccaacaaagtccgcatcagcataagcaattaactcaagattctctgattttgggtatcataatcctagatttgtggtaccattaagatatctaagtattcttttagctgctttgagatgagatatcttagggtttgattgaaatctagcacaaagtcctacactgaacatgatatctggtccagttgcagtgaggtaaagtatacttcctatcatgcccctataagtttttgatcaaagctttctccactttcatcaatttctaacttagtggaggtgctcataggagtgttaatagcttttgagctattcatattaaacttttttagcaaattcatagcatatttagtttgactaataaagatgccattgcttagttgtttgatttgtaagccaatgttaattctcccattaaactcatttcgaattcaagactcatagttttagcaaaagattcacaaagagattcattcgtagaaccaaagataatatcatcaacataaatctgaacaatgaaaaaattattttcaaaattcttgatgaacaatgtagtatcaaccatgccttttgtgaaattattttcaataagaaaagaattaagtctctcataccaagccctcggagcttgttttaaaccatagagagctatagttaatctaaacacatgattagggaggctattattttcaaatccaggaggttgttcaacatagacttcttcggaaataaagccattaagaaaagcgcttttaacatctatttgaaacaacttaaaattattactactagcataggcaaagagcatccttatggcttctaatcgagctataggagcgaaggtttcttcgtaatcgatactttcttcttggttgaaacctttggccactaatctagccttgtttctaaccacgataccatattcatcttgcttgtttctaaaaatccatttagtaccaataactaaatggtcagttggcctaggaacaagcttccacacctcatttctctcaaattgatttaattcatcttgcattgcgataatccatgaatcatctttcatgacttcgtcaacacatttgggttcaatttgggagagaaaagcggcgttggcacaaaaatttttaagagaagaatgtgtttgaaccccctttaatatgtctcctaagattagctccttaggatgagcatctacatacttccaatccttgggtaaggatgtttcggaagtggatacatccaagttgctagttggaaacaggattttatttaaattcaaggaatcaaaattaacatcatcatcaaaatcatttttcctgatttcgaatatctcattgaaaacaacatgaatggattcttcaataattaaagttcttttattgaagatacgaaaagctttggaaaccgaagaataaccaagaaagatttcttcatcgaatttagcatcaaattttctgaagttatctttttcattcaagataaaacacttacacccaaagactttaaaatatgaaacattgggttttttgttgttccataactcatagggaattTTGGTGAGTAAGTGTCTTacaagaactctattcaaaatatagcatgcagtgtttacggcttcggcccaaaaatatttggttaggctttgttcattcaacatggttcttgtcatttcttgtaaattttgattttttctttctactactccatt includes:
- the LOC135612591 gene encoding eukaryotic translation initiation factor 3 subunit K-like, with product MGREQQQQQQAAYTVEQLVAVNPYNPDILTDLENYVNEQVSSQTYSLDANLCLLRLYQFEPGRMSVPIVVRILIKALMAMPATDFSLCLFLIPEQVQMEEQIKTLIVLSHYLETARFRQFWEEAAKNRSTLEVVPGFEQAIQGYAIHVLSLTYQKVPRPVTAEAINIEGLSLDKFLEYHVANSGWVLEKGHSRSQLMVLPRNEFNHPELKKNTVDGMPFEHVTRIFPILS